A section of the Halopiger aswanensis genome encodes:
- a CDS encoding RAD55 family ATPase: protein MERMPLGVARLDRMIGGGAPAGSVVLLAGESGAGAREFAYTSAVMNGLAERGAEQFDLHYGDLENGATLPDGIHYISFTDERTAVANEMSFVMESDLVETGMDAVEFVELAEEYFQLTPVPTEWYAERTADITQLGSQTEREDVLDAFGGYMTEHAAGNLVIVDSVTDLIAAAEDRLGWSDLTVLLKGLARASHRWGGVILLLVNSELLEPTQLGGLKEATDGTLLFEWESGGSERARTMVVEQFRGVLSRLEDENIVRFETEIGDAGFDISNVRKIR, encoded by the coding sequence ATGGAACGGATGCCGCTGGGCGTCGCACGCCTCGACCGGATGATCGGCGGCGGCGCGCCGGCCGGCAGCGTCGTACTGCTCGCCGGCGAATCCGGCGCCGGCGCGCGAGAGTTCGCCTACACGAGCGCCGTCATGAACGGGCTCGCCGAGCGGGGCGCCGAGCAGTTCGACCTCCACTACGGCGACCTCGAGAACGGTGCAACGCTGCCCGACGGCATTCACTACATTTCGTTTACCGACGAGCGGACCGCGGTCGCCAACGAGATGTCGTTCGTCATGGAATCGGACCTCGTCGAAACGGGAATGGACGCCGTCGAGTTCGTCGAACTGGCCGAGGAGTACTTCCAGTTGACACCGGTGCCGACGGAGTGGTACGCCGAACGGACGGCCGACATCACCCAGCTCGGGTCGCAGACCGAGCGCGAGGACGTCCTCGACGCCTTCGGCGGCTACATGACCGAACACGCTGCGGGCAACCTCGTGATCGTCGACTCCGTAACCGACCTGATCGCGGCGGCCGAGGACCGGCTCGGCTGGTCCGATCTGACCGTCCTCCTCAAGGGGCTCGCCCGCGCCTCCCACCGCTGGGGCGGCGTCATCTTGTTGCTGGTCAACTCCGAACTCCTCGAGCCGACCCAACTCGGCGGCCTCAAGGAGGCCACCGACGGCACGCTGCTGTTCGAGTGGGAGAGCGGCGGCTCCGAGCGCGCCCGAACGATGGTCGTCGAGCAGTTCCGGGGCGTCCTCTCGCGGCTCGAGGACGAGAACATCGTCCGGTTCGAGACCGAGATCGGCGACGCGGGCTTCGACATCAGCAACGTCCGGAAGATCCGTTGA
- a CDS encoding PLDc N-terminal domain-containing protein, with protein MGPVAILGLTVVFVSVYVLLSALVLKDAETRGIENSVLWAVIVVVFPVIGLGAYLIRRRMPESDSEDSGVGGTTFPRPGAERSNDSARADESETRR; from the coding sequence ATGGGTCCCGTAGCGATTCTCGGGCTGACGGTCGTGTTCGTCTCGGTGTACGTCTTGCTGTCGGCTCTCGTACTGAAGGACGCTGAGACCCGCGGGATCGAAAACTCGGTCCTGTGGGCCGTGATCGTCGTCGTCTTCCCCGTGATCGGACTCGGCGCCTACCTCATCAGGCGACGCATGCCCGAAAGCGACAGTGAGGATTCCGGGGTCGGAGGGACGACATTTCCGCGTCCCGGAGCGGAGCGTTCGAACGACTCGGCACGGGCGGACGAATCGGAGACGCGCCGCTGA